A single Curtobacterium sp. MCJR17_020 DNA region contains:
- the argS gene encoding arginine--tRNA ligase, translated as MTPAELSAAYLSILTGIVERRGASETVTIGDSHVVLERPKNRAHGDWASNAAMQLAKRIGTNPRELATEVAGELTELDGVASVDVAGPGFINITLEAAAAGEIARTIVEGGDAFGHGDLYDGVRINLEFVSANPTGPIHMGGVRWAAVGDSLARVFQAQGGLVTREYYFNDHGAQIDRFARSLVASALGEPTPEDGYGGAYIAEIAARVIATLDPSVDVKDLPRDEAQELFRREGVDFMFADIKSSLHDFGVDFDVYFHENALHESKAVERAIARLRSAGVMYEAEGAEWLRTTDFGDDRDRVVIKSDGEPAYIAGDLAYYLDKRERGFERNLIMLGADHHGYVGRMMAMCAAFGDEPGTNLEILIGQMVNLLKDGEPMRMSKRAGTIVTMEDLVDAVGVDAGRYSLVRFASDTAIDIDLDLLTKRTNDNPVFYVQYAHARTQSVARNAEAAGVDRTAFDASLLTHDSEGALLGALAEYPRVVRHAAELREPHRIARYIEQLAGLYHRWYDACRVTPLGDEPVTDLHRTRLWLNDATGQVVRNGLGLLGVSAPSRM; from the coding sequence GTGACTCCTGCCGAACTCTCCGCCGCGTACCTGTCGATCCTGACCGGGATCGTCGAGCGACGAGGCGCGTCCGAGACCGTGACGATCGGGGACTCCCACGTGGTGCTCGAGCGTCCGAAGAACCGTGCGCACGGCGACTGGGCCTCGAACGCCGCCATGCAGCTCGCGAAGCGCATCGGCACGAACCCGCGCGAGCTCGCGACGGAGGTCGCCGGCGAGCTGACCGAGCTCGACGGCGTGGCCTCGGTCGACGTCGCCGGCCCGGGGTTCATCAACATCACGCTCGAGGCCGCAGCGGCCGGTGAGATCGCCCGCACCATCGTCGAGGGCGGCGATGCCTTCGGGCACGGCGACCTGTACGACGGCGTCCGGATCAACCTGGAGTTCGTGTCGGCGAACCCGACCGGCCCGATCCACATGGGTGGCGTGCGCTGGGCGGCGGTCGGCGACAGCCTGGCCCGCGTGTTCCAGGCGCAGGGCGGCCTCGTCACCCGCGAGTACTACTTCAACGACCACGGCGCGCAGATCGACCGCTTCGCCCGGTCGCTCGTCGCGTCGGCGCTCGGTGAGCCCACGCCGGAGGACGGCTACGGCGGTGCGTACATCGCCGAGATCGCGGCGCGCGTCATCGCGACGCTCGACCCCTCGGTCGACGTGAAGGACCTGCCGCGCGACGAGGCGCAGGAACTCTTCCGGCGCGAGGGCGTCGACTTCATGTTCGCGGACATCAAGTCGTCGCTGCACGACTTCGGCGTGGACTTCGACGTCTACTTCCACGAGAACGCCCTGCACGAGTCGAAGGCCGTCGAGCGCGCCATCGCCCGGCTGCGTTCGGCGGGCGTGATGTACGAGGCCGAGGGCGCCGAGTGGCTCCGCACGACCGACTTCGGCGACGACCGCGACCGCGTGGTCATCAAGTCCGACGGCGAGCCCGCGTACATCGCCGGCGACCTGGCGTACTACCTCGACAAGCGCGAGCGCGGCTTCGAGCGCAACCTGATCATGCTCGGCGCGGACCACCACGGCTACGTCGGTCGGATGATGGCGATGTGCGCCGCGTTCGGCGACGAGCCGGGCACGAACCTCGAGATCCTGATCGGGCAGATGGTCAACCTGCTCAAGGACGGCGAGCCGATGCGCATGTCCAAGCGCGCCGGCACGATCGTCACGATGGAGGACCTCGTCGACGCCGTGGGCGTCGACGCCGGCCGCTACTCGCTCGTCCGGTTCGCCAGCGACACCGCGATCGACATCGACCTCGACCTGCTCACGAAGCGGACGAACGACAACCCGGTCTTCTACGTGCAGTACGCCCACGCGCGCACCCAGTCGGTGGCCCGCAACGCCGAGGCCGCGGGGGTCGACCGGACCGCGTTCGACGCCTCGCTGTTGACGCACGACTCCGAGGGCGCGCTGCTCGGTGCCCTCGCCGAGTACCCGCGCGTGGTGCGCCACGCCGCGGAGCTCCGCGAGCCGCACCGCATCGCCCGGTACATCGAGCAGCTGGCGGGCCTGTACCACCGCTGGTACGACGCCTGCCGCGTGACCCCGCTCGGCGACGAGCCCGTCACCGACCTGCACCGCACGCGCCTGTGGCTGAACGACGCCACCGGTCAGGTCGTCCGCAACGGCCTCGGCCTGCTCGGCGTGAGTGCTCCGTCCCGCATGTAG